In Sphingobacterium sp. SYP-B4668, the sequence ATCGGCCAGAACCAAGAAATCCGAAACGAGCTACAAGAAAATATAGACCGCAAATTTACAGTGGATGATTTTAGTCAATACGCAAGCACAGCAAGCGTCTTCATTCTAGATATGGCCGGTGTCAAAGCCAAACATAACCTAAAACAGCGCTTCTTTACAACTGCAGTATCACACGCCATTATGGCTGCCACTGTTATGAGCGTCAAAAATACGGGCACGGTATGGCGCCCCGATAGCTCCGCCAACAACTCTTTTCCTTCTGGACACACTGCTACAGCTTTTATTGGCGCAGAATTGCTTTGGCAAGAATATAGAAATCAATCTATCTGGTATGGAATAGCGGGTTATACAGTCGCGGCCGGGACAGGTTTTTTCCGTATGTACAACAATAAACACTGGCTATCTGACGTGGCCATGGGAGCCGGAATAGGCATCTTAAGCACTAAAATAGCTTACTGGTTGCTTCCTTTAGTAGACTACAAATTTAAAGGAAAAAGCAGGGACTATATTCTCTTGCCTAGCTATAATGGTCGACAGATAAGTCTGGTTGGGAGTTTAACCTTTTAGTGTTCTGTAGTTTAGCTAAACTTTCTACTTGAAGATGCTGTTCTCGAAAAACCATTTAATGCCTATTATCACAATTAATAGGTACTTCGCTATACCTTTTATCGACATACATAATCGAAGGACAACCAAATGAATGATACTCAAACCCAAAAACAACTGCAGGTTTGTCTTTAAATAGGTATCCCACCCATTGTTCACCCGAACTTGCGTCAACCGTATCTGCAAAATTTAACGGGGCCAGCGAACTTCCCTCGCTTTCTCGGAATATTTTTTCGACTAGAATTCGTTTACCCTTAGCCGCAATAAAATGGCGTATTTCTACTCTATTTTCGACCAAAACATCCCGGATAAAAAAAGTGACAGTATCGCTTTTGAATTGGTAATAATTGCTTGTTTTAAGTACGTGACTATATTCGTTTTTTAGCGACTTTTTCGGAAAGTCTCTTTCCTCTATTTTCTCCCATTTTACAAGCTGTAGTTTTGCCTGTACGAATGGATTTTTTTTGCCGATATATACCAATACGTTATTGTAATAGCGCTCTTTTGATTTATGAAGCACCGCATGACCGACCTCGAAGCCAATCATATAATCCCAAGGAGATATATCCTCTCCCTCAGAAGCGTAGGGTGTAAGATGTGCCACTGCTTTAAGCTCCTTTACCGGAATTTTTGTAAAGTCGCCGGATTGATAGTCGTACATAAACATCGTATCCCGTTCACTGAGATTTGTGCCGGTTAACACCCTTTGCCTAGAGGCGGAGTCCAGTTCAAAGAATTTTAAATCATCAAAAGGAATACTTTTCTGATTGGTCATATACTTAGTCTGCATCGCCAGTGTATCTTGATAAAGATCAGACAAAGATACAAATGCTTCTATATTCCTATCAACCCCTACCGTGGTCACACGGAAGATGTTCAGGTCATTTTCTTTTAACTCAAATCGACTTGTTTGCAGTACTGCGTAGCTTTCTGTTAAAGGATGCATGGAGGTGCTAGGTTTCTCCGCACTGCGGCCCATGGCAGGATTTGGCGGATTACTCGTTAGCAGGATTGCTAAAGCAAGCACAGGCGGTATCGATATTTTTACTTTCATTTTTTGCTGTTCGTCAACAATTGTTGTCCAATTTTCATGCTAACCTTTTCACAGGTATTATTTTGATAACTGGATACAAGTTAGCAAAACATTGTAAATGTTAAGAAACGGATTTCGATGACAACCAGCGCCATCAAGTATCCACATAAGCTTACCTGATGCTATGCGCGATGTTCTACCTTTTGTTCGCGTTGTACGTATAGATAATATCATTCAGCATAAAAAACCTCCAGACTTTTCTCGCTTTCCACATCTTGCATATCGACAGCCGTCACGTAGTAGTAGTACGTATTTCCTTCTTCAATCGCACTATCCAGGTACTCCAATTGATCTCCAGCCAGCGTTTTCAGCAATTGGGGATTACTATTGCCTACACTCCTATATATATTATAGCCTTTCATGGCCTGCGCACTGGTATCCCATTGCAACAAGACCTTTGATGCTTCAGCAGTATATAGTCGTACGCGCAATGGCGCCAACGGCTTTTCGTTCAGTTTCTCTATCCGAATCGGGTTGCTCAAGGCACTCATTCGGGTCGAATCCATCACCGATTGTATTGCATAGTCATATACGCCCGCTTGGTACATGGTATCTACAAATTCATTGGCCACCACTTTTGCAAAGGGTACTGTTGGAAATGCGGCATCATCTTTTGATTTTCGATAGACATTATAATAGTCAAGGGCGCCAACAGTCTTCTCCATGTCGTACCAAGTAATAGATACATGTGCTTTGTCCATCCAGATATACCGCAACTGCCGAGGTGCTTCGACCTGCACTGTTGAGCCTTTAGGAATGGATAGTTGCACCACTTCCGATAATGGACTCAGTGATTGGGTATGTGATACGGCTGTCACTGCATAATAGCCGATTACCTCCCCTTTATTTGCGGAGCTGTCTTGATATCGGTAGGATTGTTCGGTTGCATTGTAGGGGATAAAATTGCTCACTTGACTCAATTTTCCGTTAGGATCAAAGCTCCTGTAGATGTAAAAGCCTGCCACTTGGATACTATCCACATGTTGCCAGCTTAGTGTGGGCAAGTCACCCTCCATATATGCTTGGACTTGCGTTGGAGGCAAGATGTTGACGATACCCGTTGCAAGCCCCGAAACCCGAGCCGTTGGAAAGGAGACGGTCGACTCCCCTTGCATGACCATCTGGTAATAATAGTTTTTCCCGCCCCTTACCGTTTCATCTACATAAAGGGTATCGGTCACCGGAATAGTAGCAAGCAACTGATAGTTTGTATCGTAATTATCACTTCGGTAGAGCAAGATATTCTGTAATGCGTAGCGTTGATCCAGCGCATCCCAATATACCTTTATCCCCCCATCTACAGCCGCCGTCTGCACATTGAAGCCACGGTTCACATTCCGAAATCCGCCAACTTGCAGCGTGACGGTATCCGAGCTGGTTCCTAGGTTACCAAAAAAATCCTTCCCAATAAGGTAGTATTCATAGCGCACCGATTGTAATGCCGTCGTATCTTGTAGAAAGTAGATAATCGAATCATTTTGTACGTTGCCATTCATCCCTCGCGTACTATACACCGCTTTGAAATCGGTGTTTGTCCCCCGTACTCGCCGATGGATTTCAAATAATGGCGCAGCTTGCTCTAAGGCAGATTGAAAGCGAAGGATTGGAAATGCTTCT encodes:
- a CDS encoding phosphatase PAP2 family protein — its product is MNPTKTIHLLRYICAFGYLLCCLSMVHAQQAISACQDSSITPVPFLQRIPYKQLVLPVGLMTYGIIALESHFLIGQNQEIRNELQENIDRKFTVDDFSQYASTASVFILDMAGVKAKHNLKQRFFTTAVSHAIMAATVMSVKNTGTVWRPDSSANNSFPSGHTATAFIGAELLWQEYRNQSIWYGIAGYTVAAGTGFFRMYNNKHWLSDVAMGAGIGILSTKIAYWLLPLVDYKFKGKSRDYILLPSYNGRQISLVGSLTF
- a CDS encoding fibronectin type III domain-containing protein — encoded protein: MERIVWLLSFFFFGVHLYAQQGKVTMIGTPKGIYIDVNDLEMAKQGYLLLRKGPDEKEFAAIHRVSALLSLNTVQQRIKDQLFLFPESGSLSDSLSLKLWQAWEDPVKQQQFLSVQIPQIRIGFGLGIMDTTAVMGQNYSYKIMATNGDEFNATMTYTLSEPDFAPIKSIEIDPGEAFPILRFQSALEQAAPLFEIHRRVRGTNTDFKAVYSTRGMNGNVQNDSIIYFLQDTTALQSVRYEYYLIGKDFFGNLGTSSDTVTLQVGGFRNVNRGFNVQTAAVDGGIKVYWDALDQRYALQNILLYRSDNYDTNYQLLATIPVTDTLYVDETVRGGKNYYYQMVMQGESTVSFPTARVSGLATGIVNILPPTQVQAYMEGDLPTLSWQHVDSIQVAGFYIYRSFDPNGKLSQVSNFIPYNATEQSYRYQDSSANKGEVIGYYAVTAVSHTQSLSPLSEVVQLSIPKGSTVQVEAPRQLRYIWMDKAHVSITWYDMEKTVGALDYYNVYRKSKDDAAFPTVPFAKVVANEFVDTMYQAGVYDYAIQSVMDSTRMSALSNPIRIEKLNEKPLAPLRVRLYTAEASKVLLQWDTSAQAMKGYNIYRSVGNSNPQLLKTLAGDQLEYLDSAIEEGNTYYYYVTAVDMQDVESEKSLEVFYAE